The sequence AAGTCATGTTTAGGGGTTTCTTAACAATAGAGACATAACACAAAATGTTTTGGACAATAATGTAGTAAAATTTACGTATGCTTTCTGCCTTATTTTTTCAACTTCTTGGGTTGCACCTAACGAATAATATAGTGGAATTCCCTACATGTTCTATTATTGCTGTTCATAATACATTTTTAAGCCAGGCTAATTGAAAGTGTCCACGCTACATGGCATGTACCTATGAATACCATTTATTTTTTACCATTATTTTTGTTATCTTTAGAAGTACCATTTGTTAATGTTCTTTCTCCatatttttgttctttgttATAACAATTTAATTTGGTGACAGGCTTTGGATCATGTCATTGTAGAAGCTAGACAACAGGGCATCAGGCTGCTCCTTTGCTTAGTTAATAACTTGCAAGCATATGGCGGGAAGACTCAGTATGTAAAGTGGGCTTGGGAAGAAGGTGTTGGTTTGAGCGCTTCCAATGATTCCTTTTTCTTCGATCCATCTATTCGCAATTATTTCAAGAACTATGTCAAGGTAATTTTGTTTGTTGCTTTACTTCCCAGGAACAAAATGTTGCACTGCTCTTTGATGATACTGTTATAGCTCAGAGCATCTCCAATGAGCTCCTTAAAAGAGCTCCTAAGTAGAATTTAGGGAGGATTTCAAAAAAATCAACTCCAGTTATGCTCCCTATCCACCTCATAAGATAGGGATTCATCCAGGAGTTCCTAAATATAGGGAGGGAGAAAGGAGCTCGTAGTGGTTCTCTATAATTAATGCTaattgttttaaataaataattaattcctATTGGCTAATTATTTAGTCATTATAAGTTATAACTCTCTAAACCAGGGAGTAAGGTTGGAGTACACTTTTTTAGAGAGCTCCTAAAATAACATTTTGACAGTTTTAGCATGATTAGAGATGCTCTCATAATCTTAGATTTTCTTGTTGATGAGTAGAAAACTATTAATAGTATGCCATTGTTACATTTATTATATTTTGaaatgaagaaacaaaatatGGTATGAGGTTAAACTTTGGGAGTCCCAATATTTCATAGGATACTTCAGTTCACCCAGAAGTATTTATGTTGCCATGAAGGCAGGGTACGGGGACAAAGTTTTGCTGCCAAGATGACGTACTAAACACTACTAGGTTTACTTGCTGAACATTTGGTCACACATAATGTAACGTAAGCTTTTTGGTACTAGGCATAACAAGTAAGGCTGCAAAACCTCTGAATATCATGATCAATTGGAAAGATTGTACTAAATCTCCATTTGGATCTCGTACAGAGTCATGTGGTTAGAAGGACTTGAAATATCTTTCATTCATTGACCTTTCTAGCTTTCTTATCCTTCGCTTTCCCCTGTTCCTACTAAGATACAAATGGAAGGATCTATCTGAGTGCCATATTTTTTAACTCATGATCACATGAAGTTGAGgaaaattatgaattttaaAGCACCGAAGCATTAACAGGATTGTGGCATTTAAGATTTATGAGATACAGGTGATGTCTCTGGATTTTGGTAGCCATTTGTAAATATAACATTATACAGGGCATATTTAACTATTGTGGATTCTAAAGTGTTTGATTGTTATGAGTTAAATGATTTTGTACCTTGCTGGTATCCTGAATAGGCCATTACTTCTCCTTCAGTGATTTGTTTCTCTGAAATAACAGAAACCGCAAGAATCTTTGTTTTAATCAATTTTGGTGCTGTGATGATTTATAAGTTTATAACCGATTCTaattcatttccttttttcctCCAGACTATCCTAACAAGGAAGAATACTCTCAATGGAATTGAGTATAGAAATGATCCTACCATTTTCGCGTGGGAATTAATAAATGAACCTCGTTGCATAACTGATGCTTCAGGCGACACTCTCCAAGTATGTTTTCAACTATTGAGACTGCCTTCTTACAattatgaataaataagaataaATGTACTAATTCAAACTGCCACGAGATCTTTTCATTTGCTTATATGCATTTTATATATCCTTCTACgagaattaaattaaattaaattaaattttttgtgGAACCAAATTAGGTATGTGTAAAATTTGATGTTTTGTGGGCAAAATAAcacactttttttctttttaattttacttgTCTTTGTTGCTGATCCAGAGGGATATGATAGGTCGCCTGCATTGGTTGTGCCTACCAGAGAAGGGAATGGTGTCCAGTCCAGTTTAGTAGGAATTACTTGGTTTTGCATGATGGATTCCTTGCTTTCCCAGAAATACTCTCATTTCCCCTGAAATTCAGTCAGAAAtatattagattttagacacCACTATTCTAGTGGAACCATCATTTAACTTGCTTGGGATTTCTTTGTGATTTGCCCTATTAGGAAAATAATAGGAATTAGTAGAGATTAGAAAACTACTGctaccaatttttctttctcttaccTTGGGCAAAGAGCTTCGTATTCTAATAATTCAACGGTTcttaattattatattttccttccaagTTAAGGGGTTGTTATCTTTAATATTTATTATGTGGGTGAGGTGGGGCGGGAGgtggggttgggggggggggggtctcTGTAACCTCTCCTATTAGACCATGAGTTAATTGTATGTTATACTGTTGCAGGATTGGATAGAAGAAATGTCAGCTTTTGTGAAAGCAATTGACAAGAACCACCTACTGACCGTGGGCCTTGAAGGATTTTATGGTCCTAAAAGCCCTAAAAGGTTGACTGCAAATCCGGAAATGTGGGCATCCAGACTTGGATCAGATTTTATTCGCAACTCCAAGATCCCCAATATTGATTTCGCCTCTGTTCATATCTACCCTGACCATTGGTAAGCATTTGCATGTTGATTTACATTGCATGAAATTTCTCAAGTCGATATGAGGGAAATCAGATCTTACCAACTTATTAGAAATCTCATATATATTTGCATGGATGGTCCTTCTCTACATAATCagatatgcatcttacataatgGAGAGGCATGCCGCATATCCCTAACTTGGGTCTTATCAGATCAGCTCACCTGAGCAAACAATCCATGCTAACCCTTGGATCTAAGTCCAccttttttaaaattcaaatcttGAAAAAGGACCTTTATTGAAATAAGTGCCATTCTCTAAATCTTTAACTTAGATATGAACGGGTGAGATGTACAGTGATACAACTCGTCATTCATATTTTGAAACGGTTTAAAAGAATGAACTAATTTAATGATATCTGAGGCTTTATTTGGTGGGCTGGTTGGGATAGGTTGTGACCAATTAAAATGGACTTGAGTCCAGTCCTTTGTTGTGTCAAAATGTGAGATGGATATGACTAGACATGTTGGAATCCACAATAGCATGGGATATCTAACCTATCCTTATACATGGGTAAATAAGTCCTTTCTTACAAGTCCCTGCCAGTCCAATTCTATCCCTAAGGCCCAATCTTATCCAGCCTACCAAACGGACCCTGAGAGAATAATAATAAGCATAGGAACATGTTCATTTTCTCTGTACTTTCAATTCAAATTATTGACTATGTGGATTCATGATTGAATGTGTGGTCAAATTTAACATGATATCTCTAACTATTTGGCAAGAGTATATTATGTAGTCTATTTTAGATTTTATTCAGTGTTTAGTCATCTCATGTGCTCttatttcatttgtttcatTCTAGAATGTAATTACGTCTTTTCTATCTGTTAGTTCAGCGCTCCCAGCCTCATGTCtgtaataaattaattttgtgaaAGGATGTTTGCCCTTGTACATTCCTTATGGTACATTTAACCAGTACTCACTTCATCCTCACTTTTTGGGTAGGTTCCATGATGAAGAATTTCACGAGAACCTCAAATTTGTCTCCAAGTGGATGCGTTCTCACATTGAAGACGGGGACAATGAACTGAATAAACCTGTCATGTTCACTGAGTATGGATTGTCAAACCAGAACAAGGACTTTGAACCATCTCAGCGTGAGAGGTTTTACAAAACTATTTTAGACGTGATATACAAATCTGCCAAGAAAAACCGGTCTGGAGCAGGTGCTTTAGCCTGGCAGTTTCTCGTTGAAGGAATGGACGAGTATAATGATGAATTTGGGATTGTTCCGTGGAAAAGACCGTCTGAGTATAAGATAATAGTAGAACAATCATGCAGGTTGGCTAGACTCAAGGGACCAACTCAACAACAGCGAAATTTGAAAGACTTGTGTTCGCAAAGAAAGTGAAATGCTTATTTTTTGTCAGCAGAAAAATTCAATTCCTTGGGAGGGTTGGGGTTATATATTTACGGTTTGACGGTGCTTAAAGGAGAGATGCAGATTCGACTGTGTACTATATTCTTCCCACAGCATATGGAAGATGTAATTTCATCTTGAAGGAATTGTATGTTATAGAAAAAGTTATAATTGTGATGTTATCGAAAGCTTTACGTGATGAAAGAGTACAGATTAACAGCCAAAGGAAGTCTTTTGAACTATTGATTAGGTTGCTTTGCTTGTAAGAAATGGTATCTGCAGTCCTGAAACTGTGTTTTAAAGCACTGGATAGGTCTGATAGCTCTCTATGAAAACTCTAGTTCTCTTGTAATGATATCTACAGACTACCGCGGTCTTGATTTTTATCCAACCGCTTTCGTTCTGGTGCGATGTCATCTTCTGAACGTCAATTGATGCAGTTATGCAGCATTTTGCTATGCAATCACACGAAAACGACTGGTCACCGTAAATTATTTTCCCGTGCTCCTATCTCACTCCTGCTTGACTAGTGCATATACAGAAGAAACATTAACAGGAGAATGAAGTTTTTCTTCCTCAAATGTTAAAGTTGACCGGTTACACAAAAATTTGGCATAAAACACCAAGCTCCAGCAAAATTTAACATCCCCCGTGCTCCACCCCtaaatcagaaattaagaaCATCCACTCAGCCACACGACACAATTGAATATTTGATACAATCCAGTCTTATTATGAAATTGTTGACTTATAACTTCAATCGAGTGCGAACAAGTTAACAATCTTCTTAATGTATGTCGTCGGACGCATAACCCCAATTTAATGAAATGAATAGTAAAAAATGGCTAAACACAATTTCTGTCCTGCAATTCAAcaccaataaataaatatgtactTTTCTTTCATACATCTGAAATGCAAAGCAAATGACATCAACATGAAGCTACGTTTTGCCAATCTAGGCCAAGTCCTAGTGCCATTTACATTACCAAAGACCTGACTGTCCTCCTTTTCCATGCTGGTTTTACCCTTCAAATTCTTGTCCTTAAAACTCAGTTTATTTACCTCCTCTGCCACCTTCAACACAGTCTCAGCAGCCTCATCGTCCTCCGATCTCCGACTATGAGTCCTTTCCGATCTGCCACTCAAACCTGTTCAATCAGGAATTTCATTGGGGAGGATTCCTGGCTTGAGCACACAACTcgaggagttggcactttggttggTTGTCGGGCTCTTGCTTGTTGAGAGACTGCAAGAAGAGGACATGGTTAgttctgaaatgtgcctttgtggagccttaggtgtaggctttgaggctcgcaatcaaaactaactaagtgcttaagcatgccactgccatctcagtatggcagatgtagaacaaatgTGTTTAAGTCGATTATTTGCACCCCAAGTTATTTTGACTtattgttatcaaaggattgttatAGATGGtttaagtctacattaagttcttttccgtgccttgagatcaaggacttttagttcgtTATCTTGTATGCTTTTAAAGGGTGGAAGTCCAGATCTGACTAAGCCATTAGTTTAGTTCCCATTCAGTATTTTATGACAATAAAACCACTAAGTGAACCAGATCTGAGAACTAATGGAACTTTTGATCATCAAATGactggaaatgacttgaatacataTTGTAGAACACATCATAATACCATATTTATTAATTGAAAGACAATACAAAGAGAGtcaggcaagatttcaccttgtcgggcaaggttgaaTGTCTTACAACCTCTTTTCTTTGTGGTTACAGAGGGTTGTGTGCTaaagtaaacaagtttacacgaGGGGATCGATACTATGACATCGAGAGAAGGTAGCATAGCTTTTACACCGGACAAAAGATATCCTCTTAAGGGAACTATTGCTAAACAAGGGTTGGAATGTATGAACTGGCTTGAGAGAAGAGTTTGTGtgcttgtttgtttgattggctaAGTGTCATTGTCTCTAGGCCCTGTctttccttttataggcattttgTCTTGGCTGTTGCAGGCCTTGCCCGAAAGCACTTCAGCAAGTCATCATCTTTTTTACATGTCCTGCCATttagaaagtgcttttgggctgatAGTAGGTTGATTTCCATTGGTTGTCACTTCTCTTGTAAGCACATAGCCTTTGCATAAATAAGGAGCCGTTATATTGCCTTGAGATGGATGGCTGGGCTTGGTGCTGGACCTCGGACAAGTCTCCTCATGTTAGTTCATTTGGGCTTTCTTTTCTTTAAGTCcaaagttcaaatattaacccaaacagtgccccctttaaTCATTGTTGAGTTTGCGGCCTAAGACGCTAATAATGATTAAATAGCCACCCAcaccttcactcgggacttGCACCGTTTCAAAGCAACCATTGGTTAACAAGAACCTTTGCACTAACCCACGAACTCTGCCATTAATTAACTGCCTCATCAGATAACCCCCATTCAAACCCTTCAGCTAAATACCTTAATCTTTCCAAGCCTTCGAATTTCCAGGATCCCAGATCCCTTAGATTCTCCATAATTATCTTATTCTCCattttttctctttattttcaATCACCTTTTTTTCTCATTCATCCTTTAAACTCACCCAATAGCCCCAAAAACTACTCAAACTCAATCCTCTTACGAATCTGGTAAGGGTATCATTACCATGCGCTGTCTACTCAACTGTCTTCATCGCCCTCGGGCAGGCCTGCATACTGAACTTttctttgaagaagatgaggtGTATTCCTTAGGACTCACATGGAGTTCTCAGATCCCAACTGTAGTAGAGACCAACATGTCTAAGGACAATTGGTTCACCCCGAACCCATTCTTAGCCGAGTCTTGCATTTCTTCATCTATGTGGTCGCAACATCGTCACGTCTTTTCTTTGATGAATGAACCAGCTTGGGTTCAGTGGATAAACAAGCTTGAGCCAACCttcaaaaggaaatggatgaacAATGGCATCTATGAGCTGATAATGCTTTCAAAGACTACCGTGGTTGCTAGGCCCAAGATACTCACTACCACCTTTCTCTTCTGGAATTCGGGCATAAATACCTTTGATTTCAGGATGGGACCTATGTCCCCAACTATTCTAGATATGGCATAAGTCTTGGGGCTAAGGCCCTCGGGCAGAATCATGGATGTTACTCATGACTGGGCTCCCTATTCTTGTCCGCCCGCTGAAAGTTCAGGCTCCTCTGTTTCCCCACTCCAGCTGGAATACAATTCTGcaactttcaagagttatgAGACCTCTTTTGAGGGTTTTATCCCTTTTTTGAAGAAGAGTTTTGGTGTAGACTCCCCACATGCCAACATAGATCAAGAGCATATGTACTTCTTTCTGTACTGGCTTAATAAGCACGTCTTCCCAAATAAATCCAAGGGAGTAAAGTTCGAATGGATCCCTTTAGTGAAAGCTCTTCATAATTTCAACGATGTCGCCACGAGCCCATTTCTCATCTCTCATCTCTACCATCTCCTCTTTGAGATGACTTGGGGAGAACTGTTTGAAACCAACCTTAATGGGCCGATCTAG is a genomic window of Malus domestica chromosome 09, GDT2T_hap1 containing:
- the LOC103431504 gene encoding mannan endo-1,4-beta-mannosidase 2-like → MILRYSAKKKKMVVAGNGLFYPILGFVSCVAFIYLSFGNLGSNVSDEKKLSFVGRNGAQFMLDGKAFYINGWNSYWLMDQSVDEYRKPRVRKILQAGAKMGLTVCRTWAFNDGEYNALQISPGHFNEEVFKALDHVIVEARQQGIRLLLCLVNNLQAYGGKTQYVKWAWEEGVGLSASNDSFFFDPSIRNYFKNYVKTILTRKNTLNGIEYRNDPTIFAWELINEPRCITDASGDTLQDWIEEMSAFVKAIDKNHLLTVGLEGFYGPKSPKRLTANPEMWASRLGSDFIRNSKIPNIDFASVHIYPDHWFHDEEFHENLKFVSKWMRSHIEDGDNELNKPVMFTEYGLSNQNKDFEPSQRERFYKTILDVIYKSAKKNRSGAGALAWQFLVEGMDEYNDEFGIVPWKRPSEYKIIVEQSCRLARLKGPTQQQRNLKDLCSQRK